Sequence from the Microbacterium galbinum genome:
ACGCACCGGATAGGCGCGCTCGGTGCCGAACGTGAAGGCCCCGCCACCCTCGACCATGTCGGTCTCGATGCTCTTCGTGATCCAGGCTTCGTCAGGAATGTCCGCGATGTTCATCGCCCGATCTTCCCACTGGGCACGCCGCGGGGTCTACCGCGTCGAACGCTGGGTTCGATGCGGAGCACGGCTTTCGACAGGACCATCGTGACTCCGGACGCGTTCGTGCGTGAGGCGAGGCGGCCGGCGTCGATCCAGCGGTAGATCTGCGACACGTGCCTGCTGATCAGCACGGCGGCCTCCTTCGCTGTCACCCACTCCTTCGGGTCAGCCATCGTTTCTCCCTTCGAGGTGATTGCCTGCGGCGTCGTGCGGGCCGCAGATGAAATGGCCCGAGAAGTCGACGTTCGTGTCGGTGACGATGAGGCGTCCTTCGGCGGTGTGCCCGTCCTGCTCGATGCGGCCATAGCCAGGACGCAGGATCGTCAGCTTCGGTTCAGCCACGGCGTCGCCCCCACATCTGAACCAGCATTGAGGCGACGACGGCACCGATCGCAGCCGACAGGATCGCTCCGAGGTCAAGCACCAGTGCCTCCTTCCTGCTCGTGGTTGTGGGGCGTAACCCCGAGTACCGGGGCCGACGCTCGGGGTTGCACTCTTGCGCGCTTCACGGGCGATGCCCTCGTGGCTATGCTTCGGATATGAGCGGCCAGGCAGCGGAACCCTCGTTGGTGCAACAACGCCTGGCGTTGCAGCGCGAGCGCACCATCGCGATGGTCCTGTTGGTCTTCCAAGTGGTTGGAACGGCGTTTATTGCTTTCGCGGTCATTGTCGATAGCCGCGATTGGTACTGGTGGGCTCTGGTGGCCGCGTGTGGCGTCGTCGTCGCTGTTGGCGCTCGCCGATTCCGCAGGGCGAACGCGGCGATCAACGATTTCGCGAAGAGGCACGGCAGAGACGCCGGGCGCCAGCGATAGTTCCGCGCTCATCGCACACCCCCAGCAGCACGCTCAATCCGTGCGATCACGAGCCGGAGAGTCTCCTCCTCGGGCGAGTTACCGAGAGGCCGCGACCATTCACGGAGGTCGGCGATGATCCGCGCTCGCTCCGCCTGGGTGTCGGACGGTTCGCCCTGCGCCGCAGACTCGGCCGGCTGGTAAGCACGCTTGACCACCGCGAGCACCGCATCAGCGAGTGCCTGCGCGACGTCGTGATGCGCCAGCGCGTCGAGGTTCGGCCAGTGCATGCTCGGCCATGACGCACGCCACTGGATCGCGTTCTTGATCTCGGCGAGGAGGTTCACACTCGGCTCGGGTACCTCGGAACGACGGAAGCCAGCAGCGAGGATCGCATCGACAGCCTGGTGGATCGTGCTCATGTCAGTCGCGGCGTAGTCGCTGAGCTTCGTCATCACCAGCACGTCGATCAGCGCTTCCCGCTCGTCGTCGGTCGGGGTGTGCGCCTTCTCGACGGCTTCGAGGGCGTGCTCGGCCTCGCGCATCCGCCGCCAGTACTTCGCTGCGGTGTGGTCGGAGTGCTCCCAACGGGCATCGAGGTACTCGATCGCGGCGTCGGCACGCTGCCGCTCGGCTCGCAGCTCGGCGATCAGAGCGAGCGTGGAGGCGGGGTTGGTCGCGGCGACGTGGGCGGCGTTCGCCGCGCTCATCACGATGATGCCGTAGCCGGCGTCCCACGCGAGGCTCATCTCGTCGTCGCCGTCTGGAACATCGACGCAGAGCGCGTCGGGGTCGCGGCTGGTCTTGGTAGTGAGCCAGGGGCCCGGGGTAGCGGCGCGCGCGATCGCTTCGAGCGCGTCGAGGTCGGTTCGGGTCATGATGCGTTCTCCAGTTCTTCGTATTCGTCCTGGTTCAGCACGTGCCGGCACCCGTCGTTCGAGCACTTCACGGTCACGTGGCCCTCGTACCAGGCGGGCGGGTGCCAGATCATCTGCTGCTGGCATTCGGGGCACCGGACCCGGCGGATGCGGTGCGGACGTTCCTCGACTTCGTGGGAGCGGTAGGCGCGTTCGGCGGCGGCAGCGAACTGGATCGCGTCGGCGGCACCCGCCTCGGCGTGCACCCATGCCTCGATCTGGCCGGGGTGCGAGATGAGGAACCGGCGGCACTCGTCGAGCGCGAGCGCGACCCCGGTGATGTTCACGTGCCCCTCGGCGGCCGTGCGCACGCCAGCGTTGTCGCGTTGCACGGCCTTCGACAGGCCGAGCTGCGCCGCGCGGCGCACGAAGTCGTCCCACCGCATCAGCGCGTGCTCGACACGGTCGAAGTGCGACACGCACAGAAACCCGCGCTCCGCCGCCCGCGGGAAGCATCCCCGGCAGTCGTCGCTCGTGCAGGTCTCGAGGTGCACGTCGGCGGCCTTGCATGGGGCGACCGAGGGGACGCCGGGCCACGCGGCGATGCAGAGGATCTGGTTCAGCACAGGCATGCTCCGTTCAGTGCGATGGTGGTCCAGCAGGTCGTGCAGACGGGCCGGGGTTCGGGGTCGTCCTCGTCGGACGGTTGGCAGTGGACGTGGACGAGCACGCCCTCGATGTACTCGACCTCGTCGCCCTCGTGGATGCGGTCGCCGCAGTCGTTCCCGCAGACGCCGTTGTACTTCGCCTGGAAGCTCATGGCTCGACTCCGTTCGCGATCTCGAGCAGCACGTCGGCATGGCAGGGATCCCCGAGTGGACACCAGCACGCGAGATTCTTTCCGGCGAGCTGCTCGCGCACCTGGGCGCGGAAGCCGGTGTATGCCGCGCCCGGGTCCATGACGAGGTCGCGAAACTGAGCGACTGCATCAGCTCGGGTGAGCGCGTTCTCGCCGACACGGAACGGATTGCCCCACGACGAAGGGCGCGCCACGACGACGGTGTTCTCCGGCTTTCGGTATCCCTTGAGGCGTGACAGTTGGACTCGCTGCGGGCCGACCTCGAACGCGATGGCATTCTCGAGTTCGGCGGCGCGGGTCATCCACTTCTGGAGTCCGGCGCGCAGCCCGACGATTCGCGACGCGAGATCCTTGCCGCGGTCGCTGCGCCGCTGTTCCCGGTTCATGCCGTCGTACTCGGCGATCTGCGTGGCGTACTGGCCCAGCAGCATCCGGGCCGTCGCGAGCTGTGCTTCCAGCGGGCGGCCGTGGTCAGAACGGAGTGTCATCGCCGAACCCTCCCGCCGTGCTCCAGGCATCCGTCTGCGCGCCGGGCGTCTGCCATGGCTCCTCGGATGCCACCTGGGTCGTGGACGGCGTGCTCTGCCCGCCCCGACCGTTCGACGCGGCACGGGTGACCTGCGCGGTCGCATACCGGAGCGAGGGGCCGATCTCGTCGACCTCCAGCTCGATCGCGGTGCGCTGGTTGCCCTCGCGGTCCTGGTAGGAGCGCTGACGCAGACGGCCCTGCGCGATGACGCGCATGCCCTTCGTCAGCGTCCCGGCGACGTGCTCTGCGAACTCGCGCCAGACGGATGCGCGGAGGAACAGCGCTTCGCCGTCCTTCCACTCATTCGCGGCGCGGTCGAAGTTCCGAGGCGTCGACGCGATGGTGAAGTTCGCGACGGGGAGGCCGTTCTGTGTGTACCGCAGCTCGGGGTCGGCGGTCAGGTTCCCGACGACGGTGATCACGGTCTCGCCAGCCATCAGCGCATCCCTCCGTCGATCAGGCTGTCGATCGCGGCGGCGATGAGTGCGCCCGCCTTCGTGAGATCCCGGATCGGGTCTTCGCTCGGCTTCCAGAACTCGTTCGACCACGGCCAGTTCCATCTGAGCGGCGGATCGAAGTGCGCCGCCTCCGGACCGCCGCGCAGCACCGCGACCGCGACGTTCGCGTATTCCACGCCAGCCCGGGCGAGGAGGTCGCCCTGGTGGCGATCGCCCTCCGGGGTGTGCCCCTCGTCGGCGATCTGCCGCGTGCGCTCCTGCGCGATCAGGTCGACGCCGCGACTCGCTGCACTTGTCGTGATCGGCTTGATGCCGACCCCCTCCTCGAAGTAGATCGCAACGGGGACGGACGCCAGAACCGCATCGGCGGAACCGATCACTGCGTCGGCCGTCCCGACCGCTTCGACCCATTCGACGGCCCAGCATCGGAAGCCGACCTCGGTCGCCTCCTCCGTCGACCAAGACTCACGCTGATCGTGGTCCTTCGGACGACGGCGGCACGACGCGTCTGCGGGAGCAGAGCAGGTGAAGCCCGTGACGAGCTCCCCGCTCGCGATCTTGAGTTCGACGTGGTGGTGGTTCTCGGTGGTGTTCATGATGCTTGCCTTTCTGCGCGGTCACGCATGTTCTGTTCTCTGACTTCGGTCTCGTACTTCCGCAGCCACGCCCTCGCGGTCGGCTCGGAGATACCCAGCTGGCGGGCGATCTCGGTCCACGAGACGTTGAAGCGGCGCCCCGCGCTGATCTCCTCGCCTGCAGTGGTCGTGTACCCGCTGCGGAAGCTGGGGCCCTTGCGGCGTCCGCCGTGCTTCGGCGGTGCGAGCACCTGGCCGATGCGCTCGGCGAGCGTGATGCCGCGGGCATGCGCTTCGGCGTACAGGCGGCGGTAGTCCTCGAGCGGGACGTTCACCTTCACGGGCAGGTAACCGTCCATCAGGCGACCTCCGCCCGGTAGTCACAGCGGATGCACGTGCCGTCCGCGATCGTCGTGTGCTTCCCATCAGCGCATCGCGCACCAGGCACGACGGTGAACGGGATCGGCGAGGACTTCTTCTCCGGCCCAGCGAGCGTGTACGCCATGCGGGCATCCCCGCACGCCCGGCAGGCCTTCCCATCGGGGCCGTTGGGCTGATGCTTCTGGCAGAAGGGGGAGCGCGCCTCGCGCGTCCCCTCTACGGATGTAGAGGGGAGGTCGGGTCGGGTCGGGTCGGGTCGGGTCGGGGGTTGCGAACTCACACCGTCACTCACACCGTCTGTCACGCGTGACTCACCCTGTGACCGACCGCGCTTCTCGTCCCGTGACGCACGCGCACGACGCTGACGATCACGCGCCTCCTCACGGCGCTTCTTCACCGTCACCGACGTCTCCTGATACTCCGCCCAGTCGTGGAAGCGCCATCCCTCGCCGTCGACCAGCCACAGCTGCGCCGCGACGAGCTCGGCAGCAGCCTCCACGGTCCCGACGAGCCGGAGCACTGGCCGCGCGATCACCCCATCGGTGAGGTGCTGGCACGAGTACGCGCCCGCCCGCACCCACAGCGTCACCGCCGCGTCCGACAGCATCGCCGTCTTCGGGTGCGACCAGAACCCGTCGTCGACCTTGAACCACGTCATGGTCATGGCCTCCCTTCGCTGACATGTCGCCGCTCAGTCGCGGAGACGAGATAGAACAGTTCGCCGTCGAGGTACTCCACCGGCCTCTCGCGCGACCGCAGCAGGGTCTTCGCGTTCGTGGAGTCCTTCCGCACCCACAGGCCGCGCTCCTCGAGCTCCATGAGCACCAGGGACCCGGCGTCGGCCTTCGCCCCGTTGCAGAGCGTGCACGCCGCGATGAGGTTCGCCGGGTCGTCGAGGACGGTCGAGCCGCCGGAGCCGCGGTTTGCTCGGTGATCCGTCGTCTGCGCCTCACCCGTGCACCCCGGGAGCGCGAGGAGGCAGAAGCCGCCGTCGCGCTCGATCACGGCCTTCTTAATCGCCACGGTCACGGTCATCGCGTCACCTCCCAGATCGTGCGAGCGATGCCCACCGGCCCGGACTCCTGCCGGGGCCGGGAAGGCATGTTCCAGCCGCCACGCGGAGGACGCTGAGCTAGCACGCGGAACCCAGCCGCCCGGAGGGACGCGCCGGTCTCGCCTTCCTGGGTGTACGTGATGAGGCGCTCGTACCCGAGCGCGAACGCCGCGCG
This genomic interval carries:
- a CDS encoding helix-turn-helix domain-containing protein, which gives rise to MDGYLPVKVNVPLEDYRRLYAEAHARGITLAERIGQVLAPPKHGGRRKGPSFRSGYTTTAGEEISAGRRFNVSWTEIARQLGISEPTARAWLRKYETEVREQNMRDRAERQAS
- a CDS encoding single-stranded DNA-binding protein, with translation MAGETVITVVGNLTADPELRYTQNGLPVANFTIASTPRNFDRAANEWKDGEALFLRASVWREFAEHVAGTLTKGMRVIAQGRLRQRSYQDREGNQRTAIELEVDEIGPSLRYATAQVTRAASNGRGGQSTPSTTQVASEEPWQTPGAQTDAWSTAGGFGDDTPF
- a CDS encoding DUF4326 domain-containing protein, with translation MLLGQYATQIAEYDGMNREQRRSDRGKDLASRIVGLRAGLQKWMTRAAELENAIAFEVGPQRVQLSRLKGYRKPENTVVVARPSSWGNPFRVGENALTRADAVAQFRDLVMDPGAAYTGFRAQVREQLAGKNLACWCPLGDPCHADVLLEIANGVEP
- a CDS encoding HNH endonuclease, with amino-acid sequence MTVTVAIKKAVIERDGGFCLLALPGCTGEAQTTDHRANRGSGGSTVLDDPANLIAACTLCNGAKADAGSLVLMELEERGLWVRKDSTNAKTLLRSRERPVEYLDGELFYLVSATERRHVSEGRP
- a CDS encoding ead/Ea22-like family protein encodes the protein MTRTDLDALEAIARAATPGPWLTTKTSRDPDALCVDVPDGDDEMSLAWDAGYGIIVMSAANAAHVAATNPASTLALIAELRAERQRADAAIEYLDARWEHSDHTAAKYWRRMREAEHALEAVEKAHTPTDDEREALIDVLVMTKLSDYAATDMSTIHQAVDAILAAGFRRSEVPEPSVNLLAEIKNAIQWRASWPSMHWPNLDALAHHDVAQALADAVLAVVKRAYQPAESAAQGEPSDTQAERARIIADLREWSRPLGNSPEEETLRLVIARIERAAGGVR